In Trichoderma atroviride chromosome 2, complete sequence, one DNA window encodes the following:
- a CDS encoding mitochondrial 54S ribosomal protein bL17m (BUSCO:EOG092D3Z9F), which yields MAGGLVKYRHLSRKSSARQALLRGLVTQLVQYEHIQTTYAKAKETQRLADKLITLAKRNNEPCRRSAQGILYTPDRLLPKLFGELRSRYLAREGGYTRVVRTESKNTYDQGESAILEFVDGKKDSRFMMTAKTLARDRLLGRQSTPVTLQNVKKVTKFRDEHELEEMVQKFMILSTEGESALESSPQEDESVESAKFAEKEGAAAEAMAGDIVPKSVKSGKPVEEAKR from the exons ATGGCGGGTGGTCTCGTCAAGTACCGGCATTTGAGCCGCAAATCGTCCGCCAGACAAGCTCTGCTGCGCGGCCTCGTCACGCAGCTCGTCCAATATGAACACATCCAGACCACATacgcaaaggccaaggagacgCAGCGCCTGGCGGACAAGCTAATAACGCTGGCCAAGAGGAACAATGAGCCGTGCAGGAGATCAGCGCAGGGTATTCTTTAT ACCCCCGATAGGCTCCTACCCAAGCTCTTTGGCGAACTCCGAAGTCGATACCTGGCCCGCGAAGGCGGCTACACGCGCGTCGTCCGCACCGAGTCCAAGAACACATACGACCAGGGCGAGAGCGCAATCCTCGAATTCGTCGACGGCAAGAAGGACTCGCGCTTCATGATGACGGCCAAGACGCTCGCGCGGGACCGCCTGCTGGGACGGCAGTCGACGCCGGTTACTCTTCAAAACGTGAAGAAGGTGACCAAGTTCCGGGACGAGCAtgagctggaggagatggTGCAGAAGTTTATGATCTTGAGCACCGAGGGCGAGAGTGCGCTGGAGTCAAGCCCCCAGGAGGATGAGAGTGTTGAGTCAGCCAAGTTTGCTGAGAAGGagggtgctgctgcggaggCCATGGCGGGAGATATTGTGCCTAAAAGCGTAAAGTCTGGCAAGCCGGTTGAGGAAGCAAAGAGGTGA
- a CDS encoding uncharacterized protein (SECRETED:SignalP(1-24)): MGFATGFTGGVTLTLSLAYLSVLAHQRNRETQSRSIRAQTLMIQHLIDPIPQPLPPTRSEVAAAQREAAVEVAKNRWNSEVENAVRWAQHTDWDEVREGLESRIAYLYAKATGQSVEEVLKARRSLEPVKRTQQNKAGGEIAAATRGAFGQVKETAEIIEMNAENRALDARLRSKKFIEETAAEAKDIVSTTLEKGREKAKEVVGRAKTAVGLAEAQVEEMAGDKAKPRLSPVQQALRQRYEKPSKETRTTAEILKERYIPMDQRDNTVLRGL, from the exons atGGGCTTCGCAACCGGCTTT ACCGGTGGCGTGACGCTCACCCTTTCGCTCGCCTACCTCTCCGTCCTCGCGCACCAGCGCAATCGCGAAACCCAAAGCAGATCGATTCGCGCCCAGACGCTCATGATCCAGCATCTCATCGACCCGATCCCGCAGCCGCTTCCCCCCACCCGATCCGAAGTCGCCGCCGCGcagcgagaagctgccgTCGAGGTCGCCAAGAACCGATGGAACTCGGAGGTTGAAAACGCCGTGCGCTGGGCGCAGCACACGGACTGGGACGAGGTGCGGGAGGGCTTGGAGAGCAGGATTGCATACCTATACGCAAAGGCAACGGGCCAGTCTGTGGAGGAGGTGCTAAAGGCAAGGCGCTCTCTCGAGCCTGTCAAGAGGACGCAGCAGAACAAGGCCGGTGGCGAGATTGCCGCTGCTACAAGAGGAGCTTTCGGTCAGGTCAAGGAAACAGCAGAGATCATTGAGATGAATGCCGAGAACAGGGCTCTGGacgcgaggctgaggagtAAAAAGTTCATTGAGGAGACCGCAGCGGAGGCCAAGGACATTGTCAGCACGACCCTGGAGAAGGGTcgggaaaaggcaaaggaggtTGTGGGCAGGGCCAAGACGGCTGTTGGCCTGGCTGAGGCGCAGGTGGAAGAGATGGCGGGCGACAAGGCGAAGCCACGGCTGAGCCCTGTGCAACAGGCTCTGAGACAACGATACGAGAAGCCTTCGAAAGAGACACGGACAACGGCAGAGATTCTCAAGGAGAGGTATATTCCTATGGACCAACGAGATAACACTGTCCTGCGAGGATTATAA
- a CDS encoding uncharacterized protein (BUSCO:EOG092D2RFR), whose product MSFSSLVQELSLRDPNAPRRPGPTPSVSTFDDRASHVSRTMSGYASTAATSVSISGDIGSQLHGGYFHPLARSWQAERQLTKSMLIYPIFVTDGEDDMIHVPSLPGQYQVSIDRLTAFLEPLVHKGLRSVMLFGVPQKPGSKDILGSSADDPEGPVIQAIQLILRRFPQLFICADVCLCEYTSHGHCGILRDDSSLNNQMSVDRISDVALAYAKAGAHCVAPSDMNDGRIRAIKLKLIEEGIAHKTLLMSYSAKFSGCLYGPFRDAAGSAPSFGDRRCYQLPPGGRGLARRAIIRDMNEGADIIMVKPAGQYLDVISDAKELGKDLPIAAYQVSGEYSMIHAAAKAGVFDLKTMAFESTESILRAGATIVISYFTPNFLDWLDN is encoded by the exons AtgtccttctccagcctcgtccaggaACTCAGTCTTCGAGACCCCAACGCCCCTCGCCGCCCGGGCCCTACCCCGTCAGTCTCGACTTTCGACGACCGCGCATCGCATGTCTCTCGCACCATGTCTGGATACGCCAGCACGGCCGCCACCAGCGTGAGCATCTCCGGAGACATTGGAAGCCAGCTGCATGGAGGATACTTCCACCCTCTGGCCCGGTCCTGGCAGGCCGAACGCCAGCTGACAAAG TCTATGCTCATTTACCCCATCTTTGTCACTGATGGCGAAGATGACATGATCCATGTGCCCTCTCTTCCTGGCCAGTACCAGGTCAGCATCGACAGGCTGACGGCCTTCCTCGAGCCTCTTGTCCACAAGGGCCTGCGATCCGTCATGCTGTTTGGTGTTCCCCAGAAGCCCGGCTCCAAGGACATTCTGGGCAGCTCAGCTGACGATCCCGAGGGCCCTGTTATCCAGGCCATTCAACTCATCCTTCGCCGTTTCCCtcagctcttcatctgcgCCGATGTCTGCCTCTGCGAGTATACTTCGCACGGCCACTGCGGTATCCTGCGGGACGACAGCAGCCTGAACAACCAAATGTCCGTTGATCGCATTTCCGATGTTGCCCTTGCCTATGCCAAGGCTGGAGCACACTGCGTTGCGCCTTCTGACATGAATGATGGCCGTATCCGTGCTATCAAGCTCAAGTTGATCGAGGAGGGGATTGCTCACAAGACCCTGCTCATGTCGTACTCTGCCAAGTTCTCTGGCTGTCTGTACGGACCCTTCCGAGACGCAGCCGGCTCCGCCCCGTCCTTTGGTGACCGCCGATGCTACCAGCTTCCCCCCGGAGGCCGCGGCCTTGCTCGCCGAGCCATCATTCGTGATATGAACGAGGGCGCCGACATCATCATGGTGAAGCCCGCCGGTCAGTATCTCGACGTTATCAGCGATGCCAAGGAGCTGGGCAAGGACCTGCCCATCGCTGCCTACCAAGTCAGTGGCGAGTACTCTATGATTCAcgccgctgccaaagccGGTGTCTTTGATCTTAAGACGATGGCTTTTGAGTCAACAGAGAGCATCCTCCGAGCTGGCGCAACCATTGTCATCAGCTATTTCACCCCCAACTTTCTCGACTGGCTAGACAACTAA
- a CDS encoding uncharacterized protein (EggNog:ENOG41) codes for MPTIKQLLVVIKFVYFCRLVYDSFTVPFFNMSITHLILVAFKPEAEAEAVRKVCSGVLALKDNCLTADTKTPYIKSITGGINSSPEGFTNGYTYAFVVEFNSTEDRDYYVKQDTAHRSLVDGALPYIQQLCIVDYTPGVF; via the exons ATGCCAACTATTAAACAGCTTCTAGTCGTCATAAAATTCGTCTATTTTTGTCGTCTAGTGTACGATAGTTTTACAGTGCCTTTCTTCAACATGAGCATCACTCACCTCATTCTCGTTGCTTTCAAGcccgaagccgaagccgaggCCGTCAGAAAG GTCTGCTCAGGCGTTCTGGCTCTCAAAGACAACTGCCTCACTGCAGACACTAAAACTCCCTACATCAAGTCTATAACTGGTGGAATCAACAGCTCTCCCGAGGGATTCACT AATGGTTATACTTATGCTTTTGTTGTCGAATTCAACTCTACCGAGGATAGAGACTACTACGTCAAGCAGGACACTGCTCACCGAAGCTTGGTGGACGGCGCGCTGCCTTATATCCAGCAGCTTTGCATTGTGGATTACACGCCTGGCGTGTTCTAG
- a CDS encoding uncharacterized protein (BUSCO:EOG092D1OVL) — protein sequence MAGPRGGGNFRGRGSRGGSRGGPRGGSFRGRGSRGGARGRGRGGRGKQFSRWGPDRKFDGARLAENGEEEDESGSGSDASDVEYGALNDVASDDDEQQATARPYMALMQKFHDSSASSAPSAKRRKISHAEPSSRSPSPSPAQEQSEDEEEEESNSKREDIDEADEEEGGGEEDQTGGVEDAADDSDDEIDATDPFDAHFANPDQQISAPAVTAAKKGEWATSRAMIQPWRAVVVSPDTNSTDPIPQPISGLGGLKLKQKLRETAKEKMSNLDTAQKALAPLLFGYKDILYCDRSVENSHKMRQTVCLHALNHIFKTRDRVIKNNYKLSKAGDDAELELRDQGFTRPKVLFLLPTRNSCAQIMKVIQDLIEPDQQENFKRFNESYAESDEAFGADRPADFKELFGGNDDDMFRIGIKFTRKTIKYFAQFYSSDILFASPLGLRMAMGSEEEKKKPDFDFLSSIEMVVMDQADALLMQNWEHVEHIFEHLNLQPKDAHDCDFSRVRNWYLEDEAKYYRQTVILSAFNTPELAELQRVYCHNWAGRVRLQPEYPGVLGQLGVKIKQTFARFQSNTVEKDPEARFEYFTSTIIPSLVKRSKDTSGTLIFIPSYLDFVRVRNYFATADEVFSLTFGVISEYTEVREASRARSHFLTGRHKVLLYTERAHHFRRYQFSGVQRVVFYGLPDNPIFYKEIAGGYLAKSEKDMKIEPGQGTVRAIFSKYDVMKLERVAGSKRVGKMIQDRGDTFDFV from the exons ATGGCAGGCCCAAGAGGAGGCGGAAACTTTAGAGGCCGCGGCTCAAGAGGTGGCTCCAGAGGTGGCCCAAGAGGTGGAAGTTTCAGAGGTCGCGGATCAAGAGGTGGagcaagaggcagaggcagaggaggcagaggcaagcAGTTCAGTCGATGGGGCCCAGACAGAAAATTTGATGGTGCTCGGCTGGCTGAaaatggcgaagaagagga TGAGAGCGGATCTGGATCAGACGCCTCAGACGTGGAATACGGGGCGCTCAACGATGTAGCCTCagatgacgacgagcagCAGGCTACCGCACGCCCATACATGGCACTGATGCAGAAATTCCACGATTCGAGCGCATCAAGTGCGCCGAGCGCCAAACGGAGAAAGATTTCACACGCCGAACCCTCAAGCCggagcccaagcccaagccccGCGCAGGAGCAGtcagaagacgaggaggaggaagaatcGAATTCCAAGCGAGAGGATATTGACGAAgctgacgaggaagaggggggaggagaagaagaccagactggaggcgttgaagatgctgcagacGACTCAGACGACGAGATTGATGCCACGGATCCGTTTGACGCCCATTTCGCCAATCCAGACCAACAAATAAGTGCGCCAGCGGTAAcagcggcgaagaagggagaaTGGGCTACAAGTCGGGCTATGATACAGCCTTGGAGAGCAGTTGTGGTCTCTCCTGATACCAACAGCACTGATCCCATTCCTCAGCCAATATCGGGACTTGGTGGGCTGAAACTTAAGCAGAAGCTGCGAGAAAcagcaaaggagaagatgagcaaTCTGGATACAGCCCAAAAGGCACTTGCACCTTTATTATTCGGTTACAAGGACATCTTGTATTGCGACCGGTCTGTGGAGAACTCTCACAAAATGCGACAGACAGTCTGCCTCCATGCGCTGAACCACATCTTCAA GACTCGAGACAGAGTAATCAAGAACAACTATAAACTTTCAaaggctggcgatgatgcggAACTTGAACTCCGAGACCAAGGCTTCACAAGACCCAAGGTCCTGTTTCTTCTACCAACCCGGAACTCATGCGCCCAGATTATGAAGGTGATCCAGGACTTGATTGAACCAGACCAACAAGAGAATTTTAAGCGTTTCAATGAATCTTACGCTGAGAGCGACGAAGCCTTTGGTGCTGATCGGCCTGCCGATTTCAAGGAGCTGTTTGGTGGTAATGACGACGACATGTTCCGCATCGGCATCAAGTTTACACGCAAGACGATCAAGTATTTTGCGCAGTTCTATAGCTCTGATATCCTTTTCGCTAGTCCTCTTGGCCTGCGTATGGCTATGGGgtccgaggaggagaagaagaagcccgatTTTGACTTTCTCAGTTCCATTGAGATGGTTGTCATGGACCAGGCAGATGCTCTGTTGATGCAGAACTGGGAGCACGTTGAGCACATCTTTGAGCACCTCAACCTTCAGCCCAAGGATGCGCATGACTGTGATTTCAGCCGCGTCCGCAATTGGTATCTGGAAGACGAGGCAAAATACTACAGGCAGACGGTGATTCTATCTGCCTTCAACACCCCCGAGTTGGCAGAGCTGCAAAGAGTATACTGCCATAACTGGGCTGGAAGAGTTCGACTCCAGCCGGAGTACCCTGGCGTTCTTGGACAACTGGGTGTCAAGATCAAGCAGACGTTTGCTCGATTTCAATCAAACACCGTGGAAAAGGATCCCGAAGCCAGATTCGAATACTTCACTTCTACCATTATTCCTTCTCTGGTGAAGCGATCCAAAGATACTAGCGGGACCCTCATATTCATCCCCTCGTATCTTGACTTTGTTCGCGTGAGGAACTATTTCGCTACCGCCGACGAAGTCTTCAGCCTCACCTTTGGCGTGATATCCGAGTACACGGAAGTTCGAGAAGCTTCCCGAGCTCGATCCCACTTCTTAACCGGCCGACACAAGGTCTTGCTCTACACCGAAAGAGCACACCACTTCCGACGGTATCAGTTCAGCGGGGTGCAGAGAGTCGTCTTCTACGGGCTGCCGGACAATCCCATCTTCTATAAGGAGATTGCGGGCGGGTACCTGGCCAAGAGCGAGAAGGACATGAAGATTGAGCCTGGGCAGGGGACTGTGCGGGCGATATTTTCGAAATACGATGTGATGAAGTTGGAGAGGGTGGCAGGGTCGAAGAGAGTAGGGAAGATGATTCAGGATCGTGGTGATACCTTTGATTTTGTGTAG